From a single Ursus arctos isolate Adak ecotype North America unplaced genomic scaffold, UrsArc2.0 scaffold_34, whole genome shotgun sequence genomic region:
- the UNC119B gene encoding protein unc-119 homolog B: protein MSGLNPKTAAAGSAAGPGGLVAGKEEKKKAGGGVLNRLKARRQAPHHAAEDGVGAAVTEQELLALDTIRPEHVLRLSRVTENYLCKPEDNIYSIDFTRFKIRDLETGTVLFEIAKPCVSDQEEEEEEEEENEGGDVDISAGRFVRYQFTPAFLRLRTVGATVEFTVGDKPVSNFRMIEWHYFRERLLKNFDFDFGFCIPSSRNTCEHIYEFPQLSEDVIRLMIENPYETRSDSFYFVDNKLIMHNKADYAYNGGQ from the exons ATGAGCGGGTTGAACCCGAAGACTGCGGCCGCGGGGTCGGCGGCTGGGCCCGGGGGGCTGGTGGCCggcaaggaagagaagaagaaggcgGGCGGCGGCGTCCTAAACCGACTCAAGGCGCGGCGGCAGGCGCCCCACCACGCGGCAGAGGATGGCGTCGGGGCGGCGGTCACGGAGCAGGAGTTGCTGGCTCTGGACACCATCCGGCCCGAGCACGTCCTGCGCCTCAGCCGGGTCACCGAGA attatttatgtAAACCCGAAGATAACATCTACAGTATTGATTTCACTCGTTTCAAAATTCGAGACTTGGAGACAGGGACAGTGCTCTTTGAGATTGCCAAACCCTGTGTTTCAG accaagaggaggaggaggaggaggaggaggagaacgaaGGTGGAGACGTGGATATCAGTGCAGGACGTTTTGTCCGCTATCAGTTCACACCAGCCTTTCTCCGCCTCCGGACAGTTGGGGCGAC AGTGGAGTTCACAGTGGGAGACAAACCTGTGTCAAACTTCCGGATGATCGAGTGGCACTATTTCCGGGAACGCTTGCTGAAAAACTTTGACTTCGATTTCGGCTTCTGCATCCCCAGTAGTAGGAACACTTGTGAACATATCTATGAGTTTCCCCAGCTTTCTGAGGATGTCA TTCGTCTGATGATTGAAAATCCCTACGAGACCCGTTCTGACAGCTTCTACTTTGTTGACAACAAGCTGATAATGCACAACAAGGCTGACTATGCCTATAACGGAGGCCAGTGA